In Centroberyx gerrardi isolate f3 chromosome 20, fCenGer3.hap1.cur.20231027, whole genome shotgun sequence, a genomic segment contains:
- the LOC139932811 gene encoding uncharacterized protein LOC139932811, producing MENWKLQLVVVAFCALVQTYQGLSLSVEEERGLAKDWQDESVKTSLTGPVADLMKRSKALRFYGLMGKRSGVRQPVQMNRRRNKGEMFVGLMGRSISSGESLTRIIPSATSTALDVSEESHKQDSQEEWAQLRYY from the exons ATGGAGAACTGGAAGCTCCAACTTGTTGTCGTTGCTTTCTGTGCCTTGGTGCAAACCTATCAGGGACTGTCTTTGAgtgtggaagaggagagagggctaGCCAAAGACTGGCAG GATGAGTCAGTGAAGACGAGTCTGACCGGCCCGGTGGCCGATCTAATGAAGAGATCTAAAGCCCTTCGCTTCTATGGACTCATGGGCAAACGCTCAG GTGTAAGGCAACCTGTTCAAATGAATAGACGAC GAAATAAAGGAGAGATGTTTGTGGGCCTGATGGGAAGAAGCATTTCTAGTGGTG AATCTTTAACCAGAATAATTCCATCTGCAACAAGCACTGCTCTTGATGTTTCGGAGGAATCACACAAGCAAG ATTCGCAAGAGGAATGGGCCCAACTCCGGTATTACTAG